The following proteins are co-located in the Oceanimonas sp. GK1 genome:
- the purU gene encoding formyltetrahydrofolate deformylase has translation MAMPKDTYYLTAHCPGSLGTVDVVTRYLREQGCYVVEMQTFDDVLSRHFFIRVEFRPPAAPSFDEAAFRQGFAPRAEGFAMDWQLTASHHRPNVVIMVSRLDHCLNDLLYRYRTGQLAIEIPAIISNHPDLQRLADWHHIPYYHLPVDDHNRAEQEAQVLAIINECEADLVVLARYMQVLSPELCARLNGRAINIHHSLLPGFKGAKPYHQAYDKGVKLVGATAHYINNDLDEGPIITQGVEVVDHSHYPEQLIAKGKDIECITLSRAVQYHIEQRVFLHNGKTVVFTS, from the coding sequence CCATTGTCCGGGCAGCCTGGGCACCGTGGACGTGGTGACCCGCTACCTGCGCGAGCAGGGCTGCTATGTGGTGGAAATGCAGACCTTTGACGACGTGCTGAGCCGCCACTTTTTTATTCGCGTCGAATTCCGGCCGCCGGCGGCGCCAAGCTTTGACGAAGCGGCCTTTCGCCAGGGCTTTGCCCCCCGGGCCGAGGGGTTTGCCATGGACTGGCAGCTGACCGCCAGCCACCACAGGCCCAATGTGGTGATCATGGTGTCCCGCCTGGATCACTGCCTGAATGATTTGCTCTACCGCTACCGCACCGGCCAGCTGGCCATCGAGATCCCGGCCATCATTTCCAACCACCCGGATCTGCAGCGGCTGGCCGACTGGCACCATATTCCCTATTACCATCTGCCGGTGGATGACCACAACCGCGCCGAGCAGGAGGCCCAGGTGCTCGCCATCATCAATGAATGCGAGGCAGATCTGGTGGTGCTGGCGCGCTACATGCAAGTGCTGAGCCCTGAGCTGTGCGCCCGGCTGAACGGCCGGGCCATTAATATTCATCATTCCCTGCTGCCCGGTTTCAAGGGGGCCAAGCCCTATCACCAGGCCTATGACAAGGGCGTCAAGCTGGTGGGGGCGACGGCTCACTACATTAACAACGATCTGGATGAGGGCCCCATCATCACCCAGGGGGTGGAAGTGGTGGATCACAGCCATTATCCCGAGCAGCTGATCGCCAAGGGCAAAGACATTGAATGCATCACCCTGTCCCGGGCGGTGCAATACCATATTGAACAAAGGGTGTTCCTGCACAACGGCAAGACAGTGGTCTTTACCAGCTAA